A region from the Lentimonas sp. CC4 genome encodes:
- a CDS encoding TIGR04282 family arsenosugar biosynthesis glycosyltransferase: MSAILLFLKAPHRGHVKTRLAQTTGATQALNVYRALVERQFTVLPSHASIEVHYTPSDADLEMRQWLGHRHEYYPQVEGELGVKLAHSVSCAFERGAKSVCCIGGDCPQLDLTHFEQAQAALADNCDVVFGPCEDGGYYLIGLNAPQPELFKEIPWSSSNTLECSLQKAADLGLRVKLLETLYDIDEISELQRAITDGRLPSEIMDH, translated from the coding sequence ATGTCCGCGATTTTACTCTTTCTTAAAGCGCCACACAGAGGCCACGTCAAAACACGCTTAGCACAGACGACTGGAGCCACGCAGGCACTCAATGTTTACCGTGCGCTGGTCGAGCGCCAATTCACTGTGTTGCCGTCACACGCATCGATTGAAGTGCACTACACTCCATCTGATGCCGACTTGGAGATGCGACAATGGCTCGGACACAGACACGAATACTACCCTCAAGTCGAAGGCGAACTTGGAGTCAAACTAGCACACTCCGTCTCATGTGCCTTTGAACGTGGCGCCAAAAGCGTCTGCTGTATCGGTGGAGATTGTCCTCAGCTCGATTTAACGCATTTCGAGCAAGCCCAAGCCGCGTTGGCCGACAACTGCGACGTCGTATTTGGCCCCTGCGAGGACGGTGGCTACTACCTCATTGGCCTCAATGCACCACAGCCTGAGCTATTTAAAGAGATCCCTTGGAGCTCAAGCAATACACTTGAGTGCTCCTTACAAAAAGCCGCTGATCTAGGTCTACGGGTCAAACTGCTCGAAACACTTTACGACATTGACGAAATTTCGGAACTACAACGCGCGATCACCGACGGGCGTTTGCCTTCCGAAATCATGGATCACTAG
- a CDS encoding methyltransferase domain-containing protein: MPQPTNTRSSVEKRYADAAKAPEAALCCPVEYDRKYLEVIPDEVIEKDYGCGDPSKWVQPGETVLDLGSGTGKICFIASQVVGAEGKVIGVDMTDDMLEVANRNAPIIAERIGYGNVEFRKGRIQDLALDLDLLGEELEAHPVASASDFLKLDEIAEELRVKQPLVQTESVDVVVSNCVLNLVEPEQKPKLFREIFRVLKNGGRAVISDIVSDELVPAAMREDAHLWSGCISGALTEEGFLQAFEDAGFYGIELVKFETQPWQTVEGIEFRSVTVQAFKGEQRPCLEHNQAVIYQGPFKSVLDDDGHRFDRGVRTAVCDKTFKLLQSGPYAGHFAAIEPLEPVEADSVQAFDCVKGARRHPKETKGQDYDATTDAAHCVEGGECC, encoded by the coding sequence ATGCCTCAACCTACCAATACACGATCTTCTGTCGAAAAACGCTATGCCGATGCAGCCAAGGCTCCTGAAGCGGCACTCTGCTGCCCTGTTGAGTATGATAGGAAATATTTAGAAGTGATTCCCGACGAAGTGATCGAGAAAGATTACGGGTGCGGCGATCCCTCAAAATGGGTGCAACCGGGCGAAACGGTTTTGGATCTGGGCTCGGGAACGGGGAAAATTTGTTTTATCGCATCGCAAGTTGTTGGAGCTGAAGGCAAGGTGATCGGAGTCGATATGACGGATGACATGCTGGAAGTCGCGAATCGTAATGCACCGATTATCGCGGAGCGTATCGGTTATGGAAATGTAGAGTTCCGCAAGGGGCGAATTCAAGATCTGGCGCTGGATCTTGATTTGCTAGGTGAGGAATTGGAGGCACATCCAGTCGCGAGTGCGAGTGACTTTTTGAAGTTGGATGAGATTGCCGAGGAATTGCGAGTGAAGCAGCCTTTGGTGCAAACAGAGTCGGTAGATGTGGTGGTGTCGAATTGCGTGTTAAATTTGGTGGAGCCCGAGCAAAAACCGAAATTGTTTCGCGAGATTTTCCGTGTGTTGAAGAACGGTGGGCGAGCGGTGATCTCTGATATCGTGAGTGACGAACTCGTTCCTGCGGCGATGCGCGAGGATGCGCATCTGTGGAGTGGTTGTATTTCGGGTGCTTTGACAGAAGAAGGTTTTTTGCAGGCCTTCGAAGATGCCGGGTTTTATGGGATCGAACTGGTTAAGTTTGAGACGCAGCCATGGCAGACTGTCGAGGGTATTGAGTTTCGCTCGGTGACGGTGCAGGCCTTTAAGGGCGAGCAAAGGCCGTGTCTTGAGCACAATCAGGCAGTGATTTATCAAGGCCCGTTTAAGTCGGTATTGGATGATGACGGTCATCGTTTTGACCGCGGTGTGCGGACTGCGGTGTGCGATAAGACCTTTAAATTACTACAAAGCGGGCCGTATGCGGGGCATTTCGCTGCAATAGAGCCATTAGAGCCTGTGGAGGCTGACTCAGTCCAAGCGTTTGATTGCGTGAAGGGCGCACGACGTCACCCTAAAGAGACGAAGGGGCAAGATTACGACGCGACTACCGACGCGGCGCATTGTGTCGAAGGTGGGGAGTGCTGCTGA
- a CDS encoding glycosyltransferase, giving the protein MRSSRNIAWFVCLCVAGGASLAYAIVTSSFDSAGGFRVLLFTVIGASGLFSIFLFPRFKSSSRAVWAIWLSAIFLRLLLLPTAPSDDVSRYLWEGQLVRAGVSPYEQTANAESVSQYRDVHWEGMNHKDRLTAYPPLSELAFAAIGGAWYQPLSYKVVFVLSDLLTLGGVLLLLKRRGIGVEYSGFYALCPVVLISYAGEAHFDALMLAPLVWALWAYESGRRMLAVALASVATGVKWIALPLIPFFAGKRLVVGGCVAVATLLLPALYFYDTLDSLISGLFTFGGASSFNGLLYDCLLRGVGLPRVVCSGIVVCLFGGVILWRWFWRDRASLDSHLRWILGALIVLSPTVHFWYLSWILPFVCLRPSLPWITFTLTSGVYFFVWTNASWGLLPWQQFVFWGPFVLACAYEAWSTKGRVLWPVVRRGFACEARDDGLDEPLMTRAAQAQPKRIPSTVSVVIPTLNAEQQLPAALASVIEQSVAVDEVIIVDAGSTDATVVIANSASLPVRVLSSERGRGLQIGAGLEAAQGDWVVVLHADAQLSTSAVECLLRAVAVNSDMIGGAMGQRFEDGNPELLPIEVLNDLRAVFSRTAFGDQVQFFHRETALRYQLMPKQPLMEDVESSWRTRECGAFVFLNQPCLVSHQKWNPKKWLTRFRLVMRIVSRYRFARMHGHRAAEALSYELYDEYYSIRK; this is encoded by the coding sequence ATGAGGTCGTCGCGTAATATTGCCTGGTTTGTGTGTTTGTGCGTGGCTGGGGGGGCGTCGTTGGCGTATGCGATAGTCACCTCGAGTTTTGACTCGGCCGGCGGATTTCGGGTGCTTCTGTTTACGGTGATTGGTGCCTCGGGGTTGTTCAGTATCTTTTTATTTCCTCGATTTAAATCCAGCTCTCGTGCTGTTTGGGCGATCTGGCTGTCGGCCATCTTCCTGCGACTATTGTTGTTGCCGACAGCGCCTTCGGATGATGTCAGCCGTTATCTTTGGGAAGGTCAGCTAGTGCGTGCGGGAGTCAGCCCGTATGAACAGACGGCGAATGCGGAATCGGTGAGTCAGTATCGCGATGTGCATTGGGAGGGGATGAATCATAAGGATAGGCTGACTGCCTATCCGCCCTTGTCCGAATTGGCTTTCGCTGCGATCGGTGGGGCGTGGTATCAGCCGCTGTCGTATAAGGTGGTGTTTGTTTTGTCGGATTTACTCACGCTAGGCGGGGTGTTGCTGTTGCTGAAGCGACGTGGGATCGGGGTGGAGTATTCGGGCTTTTATGCGCTATGTCCTGTCGTGCTGATTTCGTATGCTGGGGAGGCTCATTTTGATGCGTTGATGCTGGCACCTTTGGTGTGGGCGCTCTGGGCTTATGAGTCGGGTCGTCGGATGTTGGCAGTGGCTTTGGCGTCGGTGGCGACGGGAGTGAAGTGGATTGCGCTGCCTTTGATACCTTTCTTTGCAGGGAAGCGATTGGTGGTGGGTGGATGTGTGGCTGTGGCAACACTGTTACTGCCTGCGTTATATTTTTACGATACCTTGGATTCTTTGATCAGTGGTTTATTCACCTTTGGTGGGGCAAGTAGCTTTAACGGTTTGCTGTATGATTGTTTATTGCGGGGGGTGGGGTTGCCACGTGTGGTTTGCAGTGGGATTGTGGTCTGTTTGTTCGGTGGCGTTATTTTATGGCGCTGGTTCTGGCGTGATCGTGCCTCGCTTGATAGTCACCTACGTTGGATCTTAGGTGCGCTGATCGTGCTTTCGCCGACGGTTCACTTTTGGTATTTATCCTGGATATTGCCGTTCGTCTGTCTCCGCCCGTCATTGCCTTGGATTACTTTTACGCTGACCAGTGGGGTTTACTTTTTTGTGTGGACGAATGCGTCATGGGGATTACTTCCATGGCAGCAGTTCGTGTTCTGGGGGCCATTCGTGCTGGCGTGTGCCTATGAAGCCTGGAGCACGAAGGGGCGCGTGCTTTGGCCCGTGGTTCGTAGGGGCTTTGCTTGCGAAGCCCGCGATGATGGCCTTGATGAGCCTTTGATGACCCGGGCCGCGCAAGCACAGCCGAAGCGCATTCCCTCGACTGTGTCAGTGGTCATTCCGACACTCAATGCCGAGCAGCAGTTGCCTGCGGCGCTGGCGAGTGTGATCGAACAATCAGTGGCGGTTGACGAAGTGATCATTGTTGATGCTGGGTCGACAGATGCAACGGTCGTGATTGCCAATAGTGCCTCACTGCCTGTGCGTGTGCTTTCGAGTGAACGAGGGCGAGGCTTGCAGATTGGCGCAGGGCTTGAAGCTGCTCAAGGGGACTGGGTGGTGGTGCTGCATGCCGATGCTCAGCTGTCTACGTCTGCGGTGGAGTGTTTGTTGCGTGCCGTAGCCGTAAACAGCGATATGATTGGCGGTGCGATGGGGCAACGCTTTGAAGATGGTAACCCTGAGTTACTACCGATTGAAGTGCTCAATGATTTGCGTGCGGTGTTTTCGCGCACCGCGTTTGGCGATCAGGTGCAATTCTTCCATCGCGAGACGGCGCTGCGTTATCAGTTGATGCCGAAGCAGCCGTTGATGGAAGATGTGGAGTCGAGCTGGCGCACACGTGAGTGTGGGGCGTTTGTTTTTTTGAATCAGCCCTGCTTGGTGAGTCACCAAAAATGGAATCCTAAAAAATGGCTGACGCGTTTTCGTTTAGTGATGCGTATTGTTTCACGTTATCGATTCGCTCGAATGCATGGGCACCGCGCTGCAGAAGCGCTGAGCTACGAACTATATGATGAATATTATTCAATTCGGAAATAA
- a CDS encoding glycosyltransferase → MSYFSIFILVACTICSFFLLLYGLNTYFMVYLFLRKMKSGRVANEACELKYADRFNTPDLLPVVTTQIPLYNEINVAERVIRAVAAIEYPQALHEIQILDDSDDETCALVDQVATELREAGYMISVFRRDDRVGYKAGALEAGMAVCNGEYIAIFDSDFIPPKDFLIRTLPHLWEDERCGLVQARWDHINQEKSWLTRAQAMGVDGHFVVEQTARNQNGLFMNFCGTAGVWRRTAIEESGGWQHDTITEDLDLSYRAQLGGWKFRYLPDLLVPAELPETYSAFKSQQYRWAKGSIQTARKTLPRLWRAPIPFVQKIEGTVHLTQYGLHFLMAILALLLLPLVLNFQDGLAHYRSDFFFWLLLPVAVGPSVGYIICQYCIHPESWKSRVVRLPFLLLVGFGICLSNANAVLQGAFGNDNTFVRTPKSGEKLLKEYLVKRTWVPQLEVFLSLYCAVTIAALVYMEQYALIPFVAIYALGFGLIGVNSLSESRMSRV, encoded by the coding sequence ATGAGTTATTTCAGTATTTTTATCTTAGTGGCATGCACGATCTGCAGCTTCTTCTTACTTCTTTACGGGTTAAATACCTACTTCATGGTGTATTTATTTTTGCGGAAGATGAAGTCTGGCAGAGTTGCAAACGAAGCCTGTGAACTGAAGTATGCGGATCGGTTTAACACGCCGGATTTGTTGCCCGTTGTGACGACGCAGATTCCGTTGTATAATGAAATCAATGTGGCCGAGCGTGTGATTCGAGCGGTCGCGGCGATTGAATATCCGCAGGCACTGCACGAAATTCAAATTCTGGATGATTCCGATGATGAGACCTGTGCGTTGGTCGATCAGGTAGCAACTGAGCTAAGGGAAGCAGGTTATATGATCTCAGTGTTTCGCCGGGATGATCGTGTCGGTTATAAGGCCGGTGCGTTGGAGGCGGGCATGGCGGTTTGTAATGGCGAATACATTGCGATTTTTGATAGTGATTTCATTCCACCGAAGGATTTTTTGATTCGGACCTTACCGCACTTGTGGGAGGATGAGCGTTGTGGTCTGGTGCAGGCGCGCTGGGATCATATTAACCAGGAGAAGTCATGGCTCACACGGGCACAGGCGATGGGGGTGGATGGCCACTTTGTCGTTGAGCAGACCGCGAGGAATCAGAATGGCCTTTTTATGAATTTCTGTGGGACGGCCGGCGTCTGGAGGCGCACTGCGATCGAGGAGTCTGGCGGTTGGCAGCATGATACGATTACGGAAGATTTGGACCTGTCATATCGTGCACAGTTGGGTGGGTGGAAGTTTCGCTATCTCCCGGATTTACTGGTGCCAGCTGAATTGCCTGAAACGTATAGTGCCTTTAAAAGTCAGCAGTATCGCTGGGCAAAGGGTTCGATACAGACGGCGCGTAAGACTTTACCTCGTCTGTGGCGTGCTCCGATTCCTTTTGTGCAGAAGATCGAGGGCACGGTGCATTTGACTCAATATGGGCTGCACTTTTTGATGGCGATTTTGGCGCTGTTGTTATTGCCGTTGGTTCTTAACTTTCAGGATGGGCTTGCGCACTATCGATCTGACTTCTTTTTCTGGCTGCTATTGCCAGTTGCCGTCGGTCCGAGTGTGGGCTATATCATTTGTCAGTATTGTATACATCCCGAGAGTTGGAAGTCTCGGGTGGTGCGCTTGCCGTTTCTTCTTTTGGTTGGTTTTGGGATATGTCTGTCGAATGCGAATGCGGTCTTACAAGGTGCCTTTGGGAATGATAATACATTTGTGCGCACGCCTAAGTCGGGCGAAAAGTTGCTTAAGGAATACTTGGTGAAGCGCACTTGGGTGCCACAGTTGGAGGTTTTTCTGTCATTGTATTGTGCCGTCACGATTGCTGCGCTTGTCTATATGGAGCAATATGCGCTGATACCATTTGTTGCCATTTATGCGCTGGGGTTCGGTTTGATCGGCGTGAATAGTCTGTCCGAGTCGCGCATGTCGAGGGTATGA